A window of Chitinophagales bacterium contains these coding sequences:
- a CDS encoding menaquinone biosynthesis protein has protein sequence MAEKIKVGIVSYLNTRPLIYGLRQEPMASQIELWEDTPARLADMLVNGEIDLGLVPVATIPHLPTYQVVGDYCIGTEGEVASVCLFSEVPLEQIETVYLDYQSRSSVALLKWIMQEYWGIKPRLIDAENEDFRAEIKGTSAGLVIGDRAFEQRKISTFIYDLGSEWKKITGLPFVFAAWVSVKPLPEAFLRDFNQANAVGLNALDDILKDIHYDLYDLRKYYTIHVSYPLNEAKRRGMEKFLQVIGG, from the coding sequence TTGGCAGAGAAGATAAAAGTTGGTATTGTCAGTTATCTCAACACCCGCCCCCTGATCTATGGCCTGCGCCAGGAACCCATGGCCAGCCAGATAGAATTGTGGGAGGATACCCCGGCACGCCTGGCCGATATGTTGGTCAATGGAGAGATCGACCTGGGACTCGTTCCGGTAGCGACCATTCCCCACCTGCCTACCTATCAGGTGGTTGGCGACTATTGCATCGGCACCGAAGGGGAAGTGGCCTCTGTTTGCCTGTTTAGTGAGGTGCCCCTCGAACAGATAGAGACCGTATATCTGGATTACCAAAGCCGGAGTTCTGTGGCACTCCTCAAGTGGATCATGCAGGAATACTGGGGAATTAAGCCACGCCTGATCGATGCCGAGAACGAGGATTTCAGGGCCGAGATCAAGGGTACATCTGCAGGGCTCGTTATTGGTGACCGGGCATTTGAACAGCGAAAAATATCCACCTTTATCTACGACCTTGGCTCCGAATGGAAGAAGATTACCGGGTTACCCTTTGTTTTTGCAGCCTGGGTTAGTGTTAAGCCTCTTCCCGAAGCATTTCTTCGGGATTTTAACCAAGCCAATGCCGTCGGTTTAAATGCACTGGATGATATTTTAAAGGACATCCACTATGATCTGTATGATCTCCGAAAATATTACACCATTCATGTTAGCTACCCCCTGAATGAAGCCAAGCGTAGAGGAATGGAGAAATTTCTGCAGGTGATTGGCGGGTAA
- a CDS encoding DUF268 domain-containing protein, which produces MYLKRYFTILGKDILVRFPKRVFYFFKFLGEYRQFNKMNDGRLRMKFAEIYPCLTDRVKTTPFDRHYVLHPAWAARVLAQTRPEYHVDISSILSFSTIASAFLPIKFYDYRVAEIGLSNYQSGFADLTNLSFETDSIPSISCMHTIEHIGLGRYGDPIDPKADLKAINELIRVVRKGGDILFVAPLGDGRIEFNGQRLYSKDQVLGYFGNCTLMNFTLIPDQGELIENADNEFIQKQKFPCGCFWFRKQ; this is translated from the coding sequence ATGTACTTAAAACGCTATTTCACCATTCTTGGGAAAGACATTCTTGTTAGGTTCCCTAAAAGAGTATTTTATTTTTTTAAATTTCTTGGCGAATACCGTCAATTCAACAAAATGAACGATGGAAGGCTTCGAATGAAATTCGCTGAAATATATCCTTGTCTTACCGATCGCGTAAAAACAACTCCATTCGACCGTCATTATGTACTTCACCCAGCCTGGGCAGCGAGAGTACTTGCTCAAACGCGTCCTGAATACCATGTTGACATTTCCTCCATCCTCTCATTTAGTACAATAGCTTCTGCCTTTTTGCCTATAAAATTTTATGACTACCGGGTAGCCGAAATTGGCCTTTCAAATTATCAGTCTGGATTTGCCGACCTTACCAACCTGTCCTTTGAAACAGATTCCATACCTTCTATTTCCTGCATGCATACAATCGAACATATAGGATTAGGGAGATATGGCGACCCAATTGATCCCAAAGCTGATCTAAAAGCTATCAATGAATTGATACGGGTTGTACGTAAAGGAGGCGATATTCTTTTTGTGGCACCACTGGGCGATGGGCGTATAGAATTTAATGGACAAAGGCTTTACTCTAAGGATCAGGTATTAGGGTATTTTGGAAATTGTACACTTATGAACTTCACGCTTATTCCTGATCAGGGTGAGTTGATCGAAAATGCGGACAATGAATTTATACAGAAACAAAAATTTCCCTGTGGATGTTTCTGGTTTAGAAAGCAATAA
- the purB gene encoding adenylosuccinate lyase has protein sequence MELTPLTALSAIDGRYRKQVQHLDEYFSEYALMKYRVWVEVEYLLFLADKKFFKLTSKVVKSLRKLQEDFGLEDAQEIKQIEYTTNHDVKAVEYFIKQEMEKAGAGKEKEWVHFGLTSQDINNTAIPLSWKHALEYEYLPSLLNLNNQFKLLAADWKDIPMLAHTHGQPASPTRLGKEIQVFIERIERQIEQVIGIPFSAKFGGATGNMNAHHVAYPKVDWVKLANEFVEKKLELTRQQHTTQIEHYDNLAAHFDAIKRINTILMDLCRDFWTYISMEYFRQKVKAGEIGSSAMPHKVNPIDFENAEGNLGIANALFEHLSAKLPISRLQRDLSDSTVLRNIGLPLAHTLLAIRSIEKGLGKLIVNDEAIYQDLDNNWAVVAEAIQTVLRRENFPKPYEALKELTRGNHKINKESIRKFIDGLKVAENVKKELRTITPHNYTGI, from the coding sequence ATGGAATTGACCCCCCTGACCGCTCTATCGGCCATTGATGGCCGGTACCGCAAACAGGTTCAGCACCTGGATGAGTATTTCTCTGAATATGCCCTGATGAAATACCGGGTATGGGTAGAGGTGGAATACCTTTTGTTCCTGGCCGATAAGAAATTCTTCAAATTGACCTCCAAAGTGGTCAAATCCCTGCGAAAACTACAGGAGGATTTTGGCCTGGAAGACGCACAGGAGATCAAACAGATCGAATATACCACCAACCATGATGTAAAGGCGGTGGAGTATTTCATCAAACAGGAAATGGAAAAGGCCGGGGCGGGTAAAGAAAAAGAATGGGTCCACTTTGGACTCACCTCACAGGATATCAATAATACGGCAATCCCATTAAGTTGGAAGCACGCCCTTGAATACGAATACCTCCCTTCCCTGCTCAACCTGAACAATCAATTCAAATTACTGGCCGCCGATTGGAAGGATATTCCCATGCTGGCCCATACCCACGGACAACCAGCCAGTCCCACCCGCCTGGGAAAAGAGATCCAGGTATTTATCGAACGCATCGAACGACAGATCGAACAGGTGATAGGGATTCCCTTCAGTGCAAAATTTGGTGGCGCTACCGGAAACATGAATGCCCACCATGTCGCCTACCCAAAAGTGGATTGGGTAAAACTGGCAAATGAATTCGTAGAGAAAAAACTGGAACTGACCAGACAGCAACATACTACCCAGATCGAGCATTATGATAACCTGGCCGCTCATTTTGATGCGATCAAACGGATCAATACGATACTGATGGATCTGTGTCGTGATTTTTGGACCTATATCTCCATGGAATATTTCCGGCAAAAAGTAAAGGCCGGTGAGATCGGGTCATCAGCTATGCCACACAAGGTCAATCCCATCGACTTTGAGAATGCCGAAGGGAACCTGGGTATTGCTAATGCCTTGTTTGAACACTTGTCGGCCAAACTCCCGATCTCGCGTTTACAACGTGATCTTTCTGATTCTACAGTACTTCGAAATATTGGCCTCCCGCTGGCGCATACCTTGCTAGCTATACGATCCATAGAAAAAGGATTGGGAAAATTGATAGTAAATGACGAGGCTATTTACCAGGACCTGGATAATAACTGGGCCGTGGTGGCTGAAGCGATCCAGACCGTTTTACGTCGGGAGAATTTCCCCAAGCCTTATGAGGCCCTGAAGGAATTAACCCGGGGTAATCATAAGATCAACAAGGAAAGTATCCGGAAATTCATTGATGGGTTGAAAGTGGCGGAAAATGTAAAAAAAGAATTACGCACCATCACGCCACACAATTACACTGGTATTTAA
- a CDS encoding peptide chain release factor 3, with the protein MKYANEINRRRTFAIISHPDAGKTTLTEKFLLFGGAIQVAGAVKSNKIKKHATSDFMEIERQRGISVATSVMSFEYQGILINLLDTPGHKDFAEDTYRTLTAVDSVILVVDSVNGVEDQTRRLMEVCRMRDTPVIVFINKMDRDGKNRFDLLEEIEKELSIHLHPMTWPINSGKDFKGVYNLHDKNLRLFTANTKAADEDVIAIQDLADPVVDEKLGEKDAALLREDVELVDGVHGQLDVSEYQAGKVAPVFFGSAINNFGVKEMLDTFIRIAPFPRGRETSVRKVEVGEDKLSGFVFKIHANLDPKHRDRIAFFRVCSGKFERNKYYHHVRLDKDVRFSNPYTFLARDKSIVDDAFPGDVVGLFDTGNFKIGDTLTEGEDFYFTGIPTFSPEIFKEVVNKDPMKTKQLEKGLMQLTDEGVAQLFTQFGGNKKIIGCVGELQFEVIQYRLLQEYGASVEFRTLPFYKACWITSADAKKLEDFTRFKTNNIAEDKDGHLVYLAQSEWFLNTERTNNPDIEFHFTSEVHKEGV; encoded by the coding sequence ATGAAATACGCGAACGAGATCAACCGAAGAAGGACATTTGCCATTATCAGCCACCCCGATGCCGGTAAGACCACCCTGACCGAAAAATTCCTCCTTTTTGGAGGGGCCATCCAGGTCGCCGGGGCCGTAAAGAGCAACAAGATCAAGAAGCACGCCACCTCTGACTTTATGGAGATCGAGCGGCAGCGGGGTATCTCGGTGGCTACCTCGGTCATGAGCTTTGAATACCAGGGGATTCTCATCAATCTGCTCGATACACCCGGGCACAAGGATTTTGCCGAAGATACCTACCGGACCCTTACAGCTGTGGATAGTGTCATCCTTGTGGTTGACAGTGTAAACGGGGTGGAGGACCAGACCCGCCGATTGATGGAAGTATGCCGGATGCGGGATACGCCCGTGATCGTTTTCATCAATAAAATGGACCGGGATGGTAAGAACCGGTTCGACCTGCTGGAAGAGATAGAAAAGGAACTTTCCATTCATTTACACCCCATGACCTGGCCGATCAATAGCGGTAAGGATTTTAAAGGGGTATATAATTTACATGATAAGAACCTTCGGCTGTTCACTGCCAATACCAAAGCCGCTGACGAAGATGTGATCGCCATCCAGGACCTGGCCGATCCGGTGGTGGATGAAAAACTGGGAGAGAAAGATGCAGCCTTACTACGGGAAGATGTTGAACTGGTGGACGGCGTTCATGGCCAGTTGGACGTGAGTGAATACCAGGCCGGAAAGGTAGCTCCCGTGTTCTTTGGGAGTGCTATCAATAATTTTGGTGTCAAGGAAATGCTCGACACCTTTATTCGGATCGCACCCTTTCCACGTGGCCGCGAAACATCGGTACGTAAAGTAGAAGTAGGGGAAGATAAATTAAGTGGCTTTGTATTCAAGATCCACGCCAACCTGGATCCCAAGCACCGTGACCGGATCGCCTTTTTCCGGGTATGCTCCGGAAAATTTGAGCGAAACAAATATTACCACCATGTCAGGCTCGACAAAGATGTACGTTTCAGCAACCCCTATACCTTTCTGGCGCGGGACAAAAGCATTGTTGATGATGCTTTTCCTGGCGATGTGGTCGGACTTTTTGATACCGGTAATTTCAAGATAGGGGATACCCTTACCGAAGGGGAGGATTTCTATTTTACCGGCATCCCTACCTTTTCGCCGGAGATATTCAAGGAGGTGGTCAACAAAGACCCGATGAAGACCAAGCAGCTTGAAAAGGGCCTGATGCAATTGACCGATGAAGGGGTGGCTCAATTGTTCACGCAGTTTGGAGGAAATAAAAAGATCATCGGATGTGTGGGTGAACTGCAATTCGAGGTCATTCAATACCGGCTTTTACAGGAGTATGGAGCTTCGGTGGAGTTTCGTACGTTACCCTTTTATAAAGCCTGCTGGATCACCTCAGCCGATGCCAAGAAGCTGGAGGATTTTACGCGTTTTAAAACCAATAATATCGCCGAAGACAAAGACGGGCACCTGGTATACCTGGCACAAAGTGAATGGTTCCTCAATACGGAAAGGACAAACAATCCCGATATCGAGTTTCACTTTACCAGTGAAGTGCACAAAGAAGGGGTTTAA
- a CDS encoding L,D-transpeptidase family protein — MIVQTRYRYFVNATFWWTGILGGVFLISCNNATLPKEEKVETAEEIDATAGALISDYVDKALSDSGKVNGSFWLGQTQLVKAVYERRGFTTQWSEKDSLFPVGDSLIAFIRHSRNYGLFPENYHYSLLDSLRRRIGTLGGKLDAVTWGETDILLTDAFAQLLHDIKIGRLPADSVTGREDSTLSETILTDQFDFLLRGKSLSTIVSQLEPRHTGYKLIKEAIPAFLASARFDKEWTKVPFPVKDSALFREKLFRRLQEEGLIPDSLTIPDRAQMITALKTYQKANGLTDDGRIGAQTAQRLNSSDQDRFFQLAITLDRYKLLPPEMPEKYLWVNIPSYQLSLVEKEEVILQSRIVVGKPITRTPVLTSAISQMITYPQWTIPTSIIAKEILPALKKDPGYLARKGYSLINGEGEEVDPYLVDWSKYSKGIPYKVVQGSGDDNALGILKFNFNNKYSVYLHDTNQRYFFSRAERALSHGCVRVQSWKELADFIIRNDSTEAVGKSNRNFLPSDSLSKWLINKEKHTIAIRNRIPVFIRYFTCEAKEGRLTFYDDIYQEDALLKKHYISAKN; from the coding sequence ATGATTGTTCAAACAAGATACAGATACTTTGTAAATGCCACCTTCTGGTGGACGGGCATTTTGGGGGGCGTTTTCCTTATCTCCTGTAATAATGCGACCCTTCCAAAAGAGGAAAAGGTGGAAACGGCTGAGGAGATCGATGCCACGGCAGGTGCGCTTATATCTGATTACGTCGACAAAGCCCTTTCCGATAGCGGTAAGGTTAATGGGTCATTTTGGCTGGGGCAAACGCAACTGGTCAAAGCGGTGTATGAACGTCGGGGGTTTACCACACAATGGAGCGAGAAGGACAGTCTGTTTCCTGTGGGGGATAGCCTGATCGCTTTTATACGACATAGTAGAAATTATGGCCTTTTCCCTGAGAATTACCATTATTCCTTATTGGATTCTTTGCGACGGAGAATTGGAACCTTAGGCGGAAAATTAGACGCTGTCACCTGGGGGGAAACGGATATTCTTCTTACCGATGCTTTTGCCCAGCTGCTCCACGATATCAAAATAGGCAGGTTGCCGGCAGACAGTGTTACGGGTAGGGAAGACTCTACCTTATCCGAAACGATCCTGACCGACCAATTCGACTTTTTGTTGCGTGGAAAGTCACTCTCCACCATCGTATCCCAGCTGGAGCCCCGGCATACCGGGTATAAATTGATCAAGGAAGCCATACCTGCTTTTCTGGCTTCGGCCCGTTTTGATAAGGAATGGACCAAAGTGCCATTTCCTGTAAAGGACTCGGCACTCTTCCGCGAAAAATTATTCAGGCGCCTGCAGGAAGAAGGGTTGATCCCCGATTCACTCACCATACCCGACCGGGCTCAGATGATCACTGCCCTCAAAACCTATCAAAAGGCAAACGGGTTGACCGATGATGGCCGGATCGGTGCACAGACCGCTCAACGGCTCAACAGTTCCGATCAGGACCGGTTTTTTCAATTAGCGATCACACTTGACCGGTATAAGTTGTTACCCCCGGAGATGCCGGAAAAATATCTCTGGGTGAATATTCCATCCTATCAGCTAAGCCTGGTGGAGAAGGAGGAGGTGATTCTCCAATCCAGGATCGTGGTAGGAAAACCCATTACCCGCACACCGGTATTGACCAGCGCGATATCTCAGATGATCACGTATCCCCAGTGGACGATTCCAACCAGTATAATAGCCAAGGAAATACTACCAGCCCTCAAAAAAGATCCCGGTTACCTGGCCAGAAAAGGCTATTCGCTCATCAATGGAGAGGGAGAGGAAGTGGATCCTTATTTGGTGGATTGGAGCAAATACAGCAAAGGGATTCCGTACAAAGTTGTTCAGGGGTCGGGCGATGACAATGCCCTGGGGATTTTAAAATTCAATTTCAATAACAAATACTCTGTTTACCTCCACGATACCAACCAGCGCTATTTCTTTAGCCGGGCGGAGCGAGCACTGAGCCACGGCTGTGTCCGCGTACAATCCTGGAAAGAACTTGCAGATTTTATCATTCGAAACGACAGTACCGAGGCCGTGGGAAAGAGTAACCGGAATTTCCTTCCCAGCGATTCTTTGTCTAAGTGGCTGATTAACAAAGAAAAACACACAATTGCCATCCGCAACAGGATACCCGTTTTCATCCGGTATTTTACCTGTGAGGCCAAAGAGGGGAGGTTGACTTTTTATGACGATATCTACCAGGAGGATGCCTTGCTGAAAAAGCATTATATTTCGGCAAAGAATTGA
- a CDS encoding FkbM family methyltransferase, which yields MKKTIISILKAIGLYKVYTEYKFKQLEKKNQKEDEKHFQPRLEFYSNIVSKGQLVYDVGANVGNRVNVLLAIGARVVAVEPQKNCIETLHKKFGDRIDVVGMGLGAEESEKDLYIADYSTISSMAEDWIESVKQSRFKQHNWEKKEKVKITTLDKLIEKFGLPQFCKIDVEGYEVEVLKGLHQPIPVISFEYTVPEQNQKLAECLRLCQSLSPDYLFNYSVGEGMVYELDNFIPFDSFIQHVATDGFIKTGFGDIYVKLSR from the coding sequence ATCCTTAAGGCAATTGGCCTTTACAAGGTGTATACTGAGTACAAGTTCAAACAATTAGAAAAGAAGAACCAAAAGGAAGACGAAAAACACTTCCAGCCCCGCCTTGAATTTTATTCTAATATCGTTAGTAAAGGTCAACTTGTTTATGATGTAGGTGCAAATGTTGGAAACCGGGTTAACGTGTTACTGGCAATTGGAGCAAGAGTCGTTGCTGTTGAACCCCAAAAAAACTGCATCGAAACCTTACATAAAAAGTTTGGAGATCGTATCGATGTAGTAGGCATGGGACTGGGTGCAGAAGAATCAGAAAAGGACCTTTACATTGCGGATTACAGTACGATTTCCTCTATGGCGGAGGATTGGATCGAAAGTGTTAAACAATCACGCTTTAAACAACATAATTGGGAGAAAAAGGAAAAAGTCAAAATCACCACGCTTGACAAACTTATCGAAAAATTTGGGCTACCTCAGTTTTGTAAGATTGATGTAGAGGGATATGAAGTTGAAGTTCTAAAAGGACTTCACCAACCAATTCCAGTAATATCATTTGAGTATACGGTTCCCGAACAAAATCAAAAGCTCGCTGAATGCTTACGTCTTTGTCAATCCCTGAGCCCTGATTATTTATTTAATTACTCTGTTGGGGAAGGAATGGTATACGAATTGGATAATTTCATACCGTTTGATTCATTTATCCAACATGTTGCAACGGATGGATTTATTAAAACCGGGTTTGGTGATATTTATGTAAAGTTGTCAAGATAG
- a CDS encoding OmpA family protein, giving the protein MKKITALLIALYFLVPATQAQEEYTRPSQLGVSFFLNDYTTASRIRSSSLASVLRDKQWAKPGTMSPGIAVHYFKGLKPHVDFAGTLAFSGDEDALPSTTSNSTAGLLLEADASLQFKMFTDRYWVQPYLSAGIGAQKYKKYYGAFVPIGTGLKFNFFGEADVILAAQYRVPVTTETSRYRFFYSFGVAGNIGKRKEAKVVPPPPPPVVDTDGDGITDDKDKCPTVAGTLKYDGCPVPDTDKDGINDDNDKCPEVPGIARYNGCPVPDTDRDGINDEEDKCKDKPGVARYEGCPVPDTDGDGINDEEDKCPTVPGVAEQQGCPAISQDVIQKVEFAAKNIYFTTGSAKLQSKSFKPLTEVVTIMKENKDLLLDISGHTDNTGNAARNQALSETRAAAVKAWLVSKGIDASRITAAGFGQDKPVADNKTEAGRKLNRRVELKVGY; this is encoded by the coding sequence ATGAAGAAAATAACTGCTCTGCTTATTGCTCTTTATTTCTTGGTTCCTGCCACACAAGCGCAAGAGGAGTATACAAGGCCTTCCCAGTTAGGTGTCAGTTTCTTTTTGAACGACTACACCACGGCCAGCCGTATCCGCTCCAGCTCTTTGGCTTCCGTTCTGAGAGACAAGCAATGGGCGAAACCGGGCACCATGAGTCCGGGGATTGCGGTGCATTATTTTAAAGGCCTGAAACCCCATGTCGATTTCGCAGGAACGCTAGCTTTTTCCGGCGATGAGGATGCGCTTCCCAGCACAACAAGTAATAGTACCGCCGGTCTTCTTTTGGAAGCCGACGCCTCTCTTCAATTTAAAATGTTCACCGACCGCTATTGGGTTCAACCCTATCTTTCTGCCGGTATCGGTGCCCAGAAGTACAAAAAATACTATGGCGCTTTTGTTCCGATCGGAACAGGGCTGAAATTTAACTTCTTTGGAGAAGCCGATGTGATCCTTGCGGCCCAGTACCGTGTTCCGGTAACCACCGAAACCTCCCGGTATCGCTTTTTCTACAGTTTTGGCGTAGCCGGTAATATCGGCAAACGCAAAGAAGCCAAGGTCGTTCCCCCACCGCCTCCCCCGGTAGTTGATACCGATGGAGATGGTATTACGGATGATAAGGACAAATGTCCCACGGTGGCCGGTACCCTCAAGTACGATGGCTGCCCGGTGCCTGATACGGATAAAGATGGTATCAATGATGACAATGACAAATGCCCTGAGGTTCCTGGTATCGCCCGCTACAACGGTTGCCCTGTACCGGATACTGACCGCGATGGTATCAACGATGAAGAAGATAAGTGTAAGGACAAACCCGGTGTGGCCCGCTATGAAGGTTGCCCTGTGCCTGATACTGATGGCGATGGCATCAATGACGAAGAAGATAAGTGCCCAACCGTTCCTGGTGTAGCTGAACAACAAGGTTGCCCCGCTATTTCTCAGGATGTGATCCAGAAAGTTGAGTTCGCCGCCAAGAATATTTATTTCACTACCGGAAGCGCCAAGCTGCAAAGCAAATCCTTCAAACCGCTGACCGAAGTGGTGACCATCATGAAGGAAAACAAAGACCTTCTGTTGGATATCAGCGGTCATACCGACAATACCGGTAATGCCGCCCGTAACCAGGCCCTGAGTGAAACACGCGCCGCTGCCGTGAAAGCCTGGTTGGTTAGCAAAGGCATCGATGCCTCCCGTATCACCGCCGCCGGTTTTGGCCAGGATAAACCTGTAGCCGATAACAAAACCGAAGCCGGTCGTAAGCTGAACAGGAGAGTGGAGTTGAAGGTGGGGTATTGA
- a CDS encoding alpha-1,2-fucosyltransferase yields MIISHIIGGMGNQFFQYAAGRYLSLRHGVELKLDTRDFAGYDLRKLELGNFPTQFQLAEETDINRLKPATNTAKALQYLRPKRWRTYHRERYFHYDPSFQQIGPSCYLKGNFQSPKYFEPIRETLLSELALPAEKIRQVAGLGEKIKAENAVSVHIRRTDYTKPGFLEYHGLCSAEYYTAAMATLRKQFNDLTFYIFSDDMDWVRQELKIENAVIVSGELAKTHYEDFYLMQCCRHNIIANSSFSWWAAWMGSQENKTVIAPKRWFDQGPSDTEDLFPTGWVLL; encoded by the coding sequence ATGATCATCTCCCACATCATCGGCGGAATGGGGAACCAGTTTTTCCAGTATGCGGCGGGGCGTTATTTAAGCCTTCGGCATGGTGTGGAATTAAAGCTGGATACACGGGATTTTGCGGGATATGATCTCCGAAAACTGGAACTGGGAAACTTCCCTACCCAGTTTCAACTGGCAGAAGAGACAGATATCAACCGGTTGAAACCAGCCACGAATACCGCCAAGGCCTTACAGTATCTGCGTCCCAAACGATGGCGGACCTACCATCGCGAGCGGTATTTTCACTATGACCCTTCCTTCCAACAGATCGGGCCCTCCTGTTATCTTAAAGGCAATTTTCAAAGCCCAAAATATTTTGAGCCCATTCGGGAGACCCTGCTTTCTGAGCTGGCGTTACCGGCTGAAAAGATAAGGCAGGTGGCGGGACTCGGGGAAAAAATAAAAGCTGAAAACGCTGTTTCCGTTCATATCCGTCGAACAGATTATACCAAACCGGGTTTTCTGGAATACCATGGCCTGTGCTCTGCTGAATATTATACAGCCGCAATGGCCACGCTTCGTAAGCAATTCAATGATCTTACCTTCTATATTTTCTCCGATGATATGGATTGGGTTCGGCAGGAACTTAAAATAGAGAATGCGGTCATCGTCTCTGGTGAATTGGCGAAGACTCATTATGAAGATTTTTACCTCATGCAATGTTGCCGGCACAATATCATTGCCAACAGCAGTTTTAGCTGGTGGGCGGCCTGGATGGGATCACAGGAAAATAAGACTGTGATCGCGCCAAAGCGCTGGTTTGATCAGGGCCCTTCTGATACGGAAGACCTGTTCCCTACTGGTTGGGTGCTCTTATAG
- a CDS encoding ABC transporter permease, translated as MLRTIEIILSSFKMAALELWKNKLRTFLSLFGVTIGIFCIIGVMATLGSLEKNIQNEIQSFGTNTIYLDKWDYSQGGGPDYPWWKFIKRPLPKYDEVKQIKDRTHTASHAAFMINSNANLEYSDNILSNVILYGFSEEFDDIQPIEVRYGRYFSASEFERGSNAGLIGNEVAEQLFVNPERAVGKQIIAKGKKITVIGVIKKQGNQMLGGWQFDQSLVMPYKFARNIMNERNASPLIMVQGKENIPSTALKEDLRGSMRAIHKLKPTQEDDFSLNDVNDWSTAFSEAFSGINLGGAIIGGISLIVGLFGVANIMFVTVKERTSQIGLKKALGAKSRIILTEFLLEAAFLCLVGGAIGLLLVFGLTKILTNVFNFPIYLSTSNMIVAVVICFVIGILAGIIPASQASRMDPVVAIRSK; from the coding sequence ATGCTCCGCACAATTGAGATCATCCTTAGCAGCTTCAAAATGGCTGCCCTGGAGTTGTGGAAAAACAAACTCCGCACTTTTCTATCCCTATTCGGGGTTACCATCGGCATCTTCTGTATCATTGGTGTGATGGCCACCCTGGGCAGTTTGGAAAAGAATATCCAAAATGAGATCCAGTCATTTGGTACCAATACCATCTATCTGGATAAATGGGATTACAGCCAGGGCGGTGGCCCGGACTACCCCTGGTGGAAATTCATCAAGCGGCCGCTGCCAAAGTATGATGAGGTGAAACAGATCAAAGACAGGACGCATACGGCAAGCCATGCGGCCTTTATGATCAACTCCAATGCTAACCTGGAATATTCCGACAATATACTTTCCAATGTGATCCTCTATGGATTCAGTGAGGAATTTGACGATATCCAACCGATCGAGGTGCGCTATGGCCGCTATTTTTCGGCCAGTGAATTTGAGCGGGGAAGCAATGCCGGTCTGATCGGGAATGAGGTGGCCGAGCAATTATTTGTCAACCCCGAAAGAGCCGTTGGAAAACAGATCATTGCCAAAGGCAAAAAGATCACCGTGATCGGCGTTATCAAAAAACAGGGGAACCAGATGCTTGGAGGATGGCAGTTTGACCAGAGCCTCGTGATGCCCTACAAGTTTGCCCGCAATATCATGAATGAAAGAAATGCTTCCCCACTGATCATGGTGCAGGGGAAGGAGAATATTCCAAGTACAGCCTTGAAGGAAGACCTCCGGGGCAGCATGCGGGCCATCCATAAATTGAAACCCACTCAGGAAGATGATTTTTCCCTCAATGATGTGAACGACTGGAGCACTGCCTTTAGCGAAGCCTTTTCCGGGATCAACCTGGGCGGGGCCATCATTGGCGGCATTAGCCTGATCGTAGGGCTGTTTGGTGTGGCCAATATCATGTTTGTTACCGTGAAGGAAAGGACCAGCCAGATCGGGCTGAAAAAGGCTTTAGGGGCAAAAAGCCGCATCATCCTTACGGAATTTCTGCTGGAAGCAGCCTTCCTTTGTCTGGTGGGCGGGGCCATCGGATTACTACTCGTATTTGGGCTGACCAAGATCCTCACCAATGTCTTTAATTTCCCTATTTATCTTTCCACTTCCAATATGATCGTGGCGGTGGTCATCTGTTTTGTCATTGGCATCCTGGCAGGTATCATTCCCGCCTCACAGGCGTCAAGAATGGATCCGGTGGTGGCGATCAGGAGTAAGTAG
- a CDS encoding septal ring lytic transglycosylase RlpA family protein, giving the protein MPIQKSLLIILLWVIGAPASQAQDTDSLPAKKKFYYGTASYYADKFEGRKTASGEIFSQKKMTAACNVLPLGTWIKVTNLRNGKSVIVKTNDRLHPRMTRIVDLSRAAAQQLGYIRSGLTRVKVEVYGKKKPKNT; this is encoded by the coding sequence ATGCCAATTCAAAAGTCGCTGTTGATCATACTTTTATGGGTTATCGGAGCCCCGGCCTCCCAGGCGCAGGATACCGACAGCCTGCCTGCAAAAAAGAAATTCTATTATGGGACGGCAAGCTATTATGCCGACAAGTTTGAAGGACGGAAAACGGCTTCCGGAGAGATTTTTAGTCAAAAGAAGATGACGGCTGCCTGTAATGTCCTTCCCCTTGGAACCTGGATCAAAGTGACCAACCTCCGAAATGGCAAGTCGGTGATCGTAAAGACCAATGACCGGCTACATCCCCGGATGACCAGGATCGTGGACCTGAGCAGGGCGGCGGCCCAGCAACTCGGTTATATCCGGTCGGGGCTAACCCGTGTGAAGGTGGAAGTATATGGGAAAAAGAAACCCAAAAATACCTGA